From the genome of Bacteroides sp., one region includes:
- a CDS encoding (S)-benzoin forming benzil reductase, which yields MNYIIITGASKGLGEGIALELLHETHHLICVSRGKSEKLEKLASARNCPITFISFDFGVTMDVPELGRMIFEEIPLDKASGVYLINNAGVIHPVGRIEDCSPEEVEQHMRINLIAPMLLTSAFIKYTKGWKMEKRVINISSGAAKNPYHGWSSYCTGKAGMDMFTRCAGTEQEDLDYPVEVMAVAPGIIDTEMQTAIRATTDEQFIHRKRFIELKETGQLVPPQVAGKHLAKLLFSPEFTNGGIIDIREKY from the coding sequence ATGAACTATATCATCATTACCGGGGCCAGCAAAGGCCTCGGAGAGGGCATTGCCCTTGAATTACTGCATGAGACGCATCACCTGATCTGCGTTTCCCGTGGAAAAAGTGAAAAGCTGGAAAAGCTGGCTTCTGCCAGAAACTGTCCGATAACCTTTATTTCATTCGATTTTGGGGTTACAATGGATGTTCCTGAACTGGGCCGAATGATCTTTGAGGAGATACCCCTGGATAAAGCCAGCGGGGTTTATTTGATTAATAATGCAGGGGTCATTCATCCTGTTGGCAGAATTGAGGATTGTTCCCCGGAGGAGGTGGAACAGCATATGCGTATCAATTTGATTGCTCCCATGTTATTAACTTCAGCATTTATTAAATACACCAAGGGGTGGAAAATGGAAAAGCGAGTGATCAATATATCATCAGGTGCTGCAAAAAATCCTTATCATGGATGGAGCAGCTATTGTACCGGAAAGGCTGGCATGGACATGTTTACCCGTTGTGCAGGAACAGAGCAGGAAGACCTTGATTATCCCGTTGAGGTCATGGCAGTGGCTCCCGGGATCATAGACACAGAGATGCAAACAGCCATCAGGGCCACTACCGATGAACAGTTTATTCACCGTAAGAGATTTATTGAATTAAAAGAGACAGGACAGCTGGTTCCTCCCCAGGTTGCAGGGAAGCACCTTGCAAAATTGTTGTTCTCCCCGGAGTTCACCAATGGTGGCATAATAGATATCCGCGAAAAATATTAA
- a CDS encoding DUF4831 family protein, whose amino-acid sequence MKRIFPILLIIFFLTVPACQSQKPLIVTHVRSADIKAGTQGLFYVLPRTVITVDVTVKRMQQVPGPYAEFAMKYLGLQNVIRYPSTSYEISEITINSYSEPDPDQFYFVEFPEKADEAYPLFLSLSETGLIQSINKSFNNQEFLRGMDETREHGYYGSDATFNYFIDSNLQEKVDTILERVRVDTLTVERQTLRRSMVEKSPEVRAKEVADFILEVRDKRFEIIHGYAEVPYSKEALEYMFTEMAKMEEDYLQLFKGLESTSEIYYRYTIVPNPDLGTSPRTLFYFSEREGVLPAEKREGTPITLSTERNETTRQLGVFVNRNVDPELPANGFYYRVPEHANVVIRTGNTIRASARLLINQFGVVTNLPDYIEEVEFYPNTGSVRSYGKLEEKE is encoded by the coding sequence ATGAAAAGGATCTTCCCCATTCTGCTCATTATTTTTTTTCTCACGGTTCCAGCCTGTCAGAGTCAAAAGCCTCTGATTGTAACGCATGTGCGCAGTGCAGATATTAAGGCAGGAACCCAAGGGCTGTTCTATGTTCTACCCCGGACGGTAATAACTGTAGATGTTACTGTGAAACGGATGCAACAGGTTCCCGGGCCCTATGCAGAATTTGCCATGAAATATCTTGGCTTGCAAAATGTAATCCGGTATCCCTCCACCAGTTATGAAATTTCGGAGATCACCATCAACAGCTATTCCGAACCTGATCCCGACCAGTTTTATTTTGTGGAGTTTCCTGAAAAAGCTGATGAAGCCTACCCCCTGTTTCTTTCCCTTAGTGAAACCGGCTTAATTCAGAGTATCAATAAGTCCTTCAACAACCAGGAATTCCTAAGGGGAATGGATGAAACCAGGGAGCACGGATATTATGGTTCGGATGCTACTTTTAATTACTTCATCGATTCCAACTTGCAGGAAAAAGTTGACACCATTCTGGAGCGAGTGCGTGTGGACACTTTGACTGTAGAGCGCCAGACACTCCGCAGGAGTATGGTAGAAAAAAGCCCGGAGGTGAGGGCTAAGGAAGTGGCTGATTTTATCCTTGAGGTAAGGGATAAGCGTTTTGAGATCATTCATGGCTATGCCGAGGTTCCTTACAGCAAGGAAGCCCTTGAATATATGTTCACCGAAATGGCAAAGATGGAAGAGGATTATCTTCAGCTTTTCAAAGGGCTGGAATCCACCAGCGAAATCTATTACCGTTACACTATTGTCCCAAATCCTGATCTGGGCACATCTCCGCGTACTCTTTTCTATTTCAGTGAACGGGAGGGGGTATTGCCGGCAGAAAAACGTGAGGGTACTCCGATCACCCTTTCGACAGAAAGGAATGAGACTACGCGTCAGCTTGGGGTTTTCGTAAACCGTAATGTTGATCCTGAACTACCTGCCAATGGTTTTTATTACAGAGTGCCAGAGCATGCCAATGTGGTAATTCGCACAGGCAATACCATTCGGGCCAGTGCAAGACTGCTAATCAATCAATTTGGAGTAGTTACGAATCTTCCTGATTACATTGAAGAAGTGGAGTTTTATCCTAACACAGGTTCAGTCAGGTCTTATGGGAAATTAGAAGAGAAAGAATAA
- a CDS encoding co-chaperone GroES family protein yields MLLKIEDQDIARLIMVGDRVLIKPRSGSEKTKGGLYLPPGVEEKRRVQWGYVIKCGPGYPIPSSPETDEPWKEQKDKTQYITLQAHEGDLAVFLQEGGIDIEFNREKYIILPHSAILMLIRDDTLFE; encoded by the coding sequence ATGCTATTAAAGATAGAAGATCAGGATATTGCCCGGTTAATAATGGTTGGCGATCGGGTGTTGATAAAACCCCGTTCAGGTTCAGAGAAAACCAAAGGCGGGCTTTACCTCCCTCCCGGAGTAGAGGAAAAAAGGCGTGTGCAGTGGGGCTATGTCATCAAATGTGGCCCTGGATACCCTATCCCCTCCAGCCCTGAAACCGATGAACCCTGGAAAGAGCAAAAGGACAAAACCCAGTATATTACCCTTCAGGCCCATGAAGGTGACCTGGCCGTTTTTCTGCAGGAAGGGGGAATTGACATTGAATTTAACCGTGAGAAATACATCATCCTCCCTCACTCGGCCATTTTGATGCTTATTCGCGATGATACCCTTTTTGAATAA